The nucleotide sequence ACCAAGAACAATGTCGAATTCTTCGACATGATGCGTCGCGGCGGCTAAGCCACTGCAGCTCTCCCAGCAAAGCCCCGTTCAGGGGCTTTGTTGTTTCTGGCCCTGGCACTTTGATTGATTAAGAGCGGCCAACAGAACCGGATCGCTGCATCGGAGAACTTCAGGCTTCGCACGCGTTGGCCGCTAGCAGCCGCCAACCACGTCATGCGCTTGTCTAGCCAAATGGACAACGAGCCGCGAGCTGGAAGCACTGCCTTGTACTGCTTCCCGTTGGTGGTGCGGTAACGGGCTTGCAGAGCTGACTCATGTTCCAAGCCCACCGCTGGCTGAACAACGATTTAGCAGCAACGCCCGTAGCCTTGAAACCGTCTGGAAGCCATTTCTGTGGCTGGCCATCATCGGCGCCCTGCTGTTCTGGCTCTCTGGCACGTTTTCGCAAGACACTGGGCAGCATGGCCTGACGGAAAAACACATGCACCTCCATCTATGCAATAATGGAGGGCTTTTTCTATTGCGGAAAGTACGCTTGGTTCACGACTGCTACAAGGGTTGTAGCAGGCCCGGCACGGCTACCGCACTTGACCAAAAAGGAAGATCATGAAAGAAGGCATTCACCCTAACTACCGCGAAGTTCTGTTCGTGGACATGTCCAACGGCTTCAAGTTCGTGACACGTTCTTGCGTTTCCACCAAGGAAACCGAAAACTTCGAAGGCAAGGACTACCCTCTGTTCAAGCTGGATACCACTTCTGAATCGCACCCCTTCTACACTGGCACACAAAAGTCGGTGGACAACATGGGCGGCCGCGTGGAGAAGTTCCGCAATCGCTTCGGCAAGAAGTAATTCCTGCTTTTTGCGAACAAGGGCAGCCGGGCGACCGTGCTGCCTTTTTTTTGCCCGTCGTTTTATCCCTGGATATGAGCGGGCTTAGAGCATCAAGAGCACGGGCCAGCCGCAGACTCTCTGCATGCCCTCTCCCTTTTGCCTCCCAATGCTCCTATCATCGGAGCATCTTGCGCTTGCACAGAAAGCGCTACCGCTTGATCTGGCTGCGACTGGCCAGCGAAGCCCCTCAGGATTGTTTGCGTGAATCAACCCACCCCCGCCATCGTTGCCCAGAGTGCCGTGCGCCGACTGCCGCGCTGGGCATTGCTTTTACTTTGCCTGGCCTATGTGGTGCCGGGCTTTGTCATGCGCGGCCCCTGGCGGGCCAACGACATGGAGGCATTTGGCTATATGCGCGAAATGGTGCTGGGCCATACCTCCTGGCTGGCACCGCAGCTGTCAGGGTTGGCCCCCAGCATGGATGGCCTGCTGCCTTACTGGCTGGGCGCTATTTCACTGCAGGCGCTGGGCTGGCTGATCGGCCCGGAAATGGCTGCGCGCATTCCCTTCATCGCACTGCTGGTGCTGACGCTGGCCGCCACCTGGTGGGGCGCCTATTACCTGGCTCGCACACCGGGCGCCCAGCCTGTGGCCTTCGCCTTTGGCGGTGAAGCCCATCTGGTGGACTATTCCCGCGCCATGGCAGACGCTGCCCTGCTGGCACTGGTCGCCTGTCTGGGTCTGGCCCAGCCCTCTCATGAAATCACCAGCTATGTCACCCAGCTAGGCTGCACGGCGCTGCTGTTTTTTGCGGCGGCCGCCATGGCCTACCACCCCTACAAGGCCGCCACAGCCATGGTCTTCGGCCTGCTGGGCATGAGCCTGAGTGGCGCGCCCACCATGTCGGTGATGTTTGGCGTTGCCACAAGCCTGATCGTCTTTACCCAGCGCAACTGGGGCGACAACGCAGGCCGCGTGCACCAGCAAGCTCGCATGTGGGCTGGCGCGTGGCTGATAGCGACAATCATTGGCGCTGCACTGACCACCGCTCTGGATCAGTGGAGCTGGCATCTGGTGGACTCCACCAAGGACAGCGGCGAGCTGCTGCAGATGCTGCTGTGGTTTTGCTGGCCCGCATGGCCGCTGGCACTTTGGACTGTCTGGGTCTGGCGCCGCCAGATCGCCGCACCCACCCACTATCCGCATCTGAGCATTGCCCTGCTCTTTGCCTTGCTGCCTGTCATTGCCTGCCTGAGCAGCCTGCCAGCAGACCGCGCCCTGCTGCTGGGCCTGCCAGCCATTGCAACA is from Comamonas fluminis and encodes:
- a CDS encoding type B 50S ribosomal protein L31, with protein sequence MKEGIHPNYREVLFVDMSNGFKFVTRSCVSTKETENFEGKDYPLFKLDTTSESHPFYTGTQKSVDNMGGRVEKFRNRFGKK